The following proteins are encoded in a genomic region of uncultured Vibrio sp.:
- the nagZ gene encoding beta-N-acetylhexosaminidase: MGPLWVDVAGYELTAEDKEILEHPTVGGLILFTRNYHDSEQLQALTLSIRKAAKRPLLIGVDQEGGRVQRFREGFSLIPAADEYAKHQNSEELARMGGWLMAAELIAHDIDLSFAPVLDKGHQCKAIGSRAFGEDANTILRHSTAYMQGMKSIGMATTGKHFPGHGGVIADSHLETPYDERSDIFEQDMAIFKAQIEAGILDAMMPAHVIFPNYDSQPASGSEYWLKTILRQQLGFKGLIFSDDLTMEGAVIMGGPAERSTQALNAGCDMLLMCNKREAQVEALDNLPITSVPQASALLKQQSFSLSELKLSQEWKQASEAMKRLIP; the protein is encoded by the coding sequence ATGGGTCCGTTATGGGTTGACGTTGCAGGCTATGAGCTGACTGCTGAAGACAAAGAAATTTTGGAGCATCCAACGGTTGGTGGTTTGATTCTGTTTACACGGAATTATCATGATAGTGAGCAACTTCAGGCGCTTACCCTGTCTATCCGCAAAGCGGCGAAACGTCCGCTACTGATTGGTGTCGATCAGGAAGGAGGGCGCGTACAGCGATTTCGTGAGGGCTTTTCTCTTATCCCTGCTGCTGATGAATATGCAAAACATCAAAATAGTGAAGAGCTTGCTCGAATGGGCGGCTGGCTTATGGCTGCGGAGCTGATTGCTCATGACATTGATTTGAGCTTCGCCCCTGTATTGGATAAAGGCCATCAGTGTAAAGCGATTGGTAGCCGAGCCTTTGGGGAAGACGCCAATACCATCCTTCGTCATAGCACTGCGTACATGCAAGGGATGAAAAGCATCGGTATGGCGACAACAGGCAAACACTTTCCCGGACATGGTGGCGTGATTGCTGATTCTCATCTTGAAACGCCCTATGACGAGCGCAGTGATATTTTTGAGCAAGACATGGCGATTTTCAAAGCCCAAATCGAGGCGGGTATTTTGGATGCCATGATGCCAGCTCACGTAATTTTTCCGAACTACGACTCTCAGCCGGCCAGCGGCTCTGAATATTGGCTGAAGACAATTCTGCGTCAGCAACTTGGTTTCAAAGGTTTGATCTTCTCTGATGATTTGACCATGGAAGGTGCGGTTATCATGGGGGGACCTGCAGAACGCTCCACTCAGGCTTTGAATGCAGGTTGCGATATGCTGTTAATGTGCAATAAAAGAGAAGCGCAAGTCGAAGCTCTGGATAACTTACCTATCACTAGTGTGCCGCAAGCCAGCGCGTTACTGAAACAGCAGAGTTTTTCTCTGAGTGAGCTCAAGTTGTCACAAGAGTGGAAACAAGCCAGCGAAGCGATGAAGCGTTTAATTCCATAA
- a CDS encoding anhydro-N-acetylmuramic acid kinase, with the protein MNFNELYIGVMSGTSMDGVDTALVEIEGNQVQLIAHDDYPMPAQLKQALLSVCTGQETNLKTIGELDHQLGHLFADAVLQLLDKSGYSAEQVRAIGNHGQTVFHQPTGECPFTTQLGDANIIAVKTGIDTVADFRRKDMALGGQGAPLVPAFHKSIFAMQDSTTVVLNIGGIANVSVLHPQQPVIGYDTGPGNMLMDAWCEKHTTQGFDKDAQFALQGTVNPALLNQLLQEPYLTRSAPKSTGRELFNIDWLQSQLTEYSLSAEDVQRTLCEYSAVTIANEVEKFTYGTSPQLLVCGGGARNPLLMQRLSELMPQWQVTTTNEKGVDGDYMEAMAFAWLAQRHIHGLPSNLPEVTGASRLASLGVLYSKN; encoded by the coding sequence GTGAATTTTAACGAACTTTACATTGGCGTGATGTCTGGCACGAGTATGGATGGTGTCGATACGGCTTTGGTTGAGATTGAAGGAAACCAAGTTCAGCTTATTGCCCACGATGATTATCCAATGCCTGCCCAGCTGAAACAGGCTTTATTGTCCGTATGTACTGGTCAGGAGACGAACCTGAAAACCATTGGTGAACTCGACCACCAGCTTGGTCACCTGTTTGCCGATGCCGTTCTCCAGTTGTTGGATAAATCAGGCTATTCCGCTGAGCAAGTCCGCGCTATTGGCAACCATGGTCAAACCGTTTTCCACCAGCCAACTGGCGAGTGTCCATTTACCACTCAATTGGGTGATGCCAATATTATCGCGGTGAAAACCGGTATCGACACCGTAGCGGATTTTCGTCGTAAGGATATGGCACTCGGCGGTCAAGGCGCGCCTCTTGTACCAGCTTTCCACAAAAGTATCTTCGCGATGCAAGACTCGACAACCGTGGTTTTAAACATCGGTGGCATTGCGAATGTTTCCGTTTTGCATCCACAGCAACCGGTGATTGGTTACGATACAGGGCCTGGTAATATGTTGATGGATGCCTGGTGTGAGAAGCATACGACGCAAGGGTTCGATAAAGACGCACAATTTGCACTGCAAGGCACCGTAAACCCGGCACTGCTCAATCAATTACTTCAAGAGCCTTATTTAACACGCTCAGCACCCAAAAGTACCGGCCGCGAACTGTTCAATATTGATTGGTTACAATCCCAACTCACTGAGTATTCACTCTCTGCAGAAGATGTTCAGCGCACATTATGTGAGTACTCCGCCGTCACCATCGCCAATGAAGTAGAGAAATTTACTTACGGCACATCTCCGCAACTGCTGGTTTGTGGTGGCGGAGCGAGAAACCCACTATTGATGCAACGCTTAAGCGAATTAATGCCTCAATGGCAAGTGACCACAACAAATGAAAAAGGCGTTGATGGAGACTATATGGAAGCAATGGCGTTTGCATGGTTAGCTCAGCGCCATATTCACGGTTTGCCGAGCAATTTACCGGAAGTCACCGGGGCAAGCCGACTGGCTTCACTCGGTGTACTGTATTCAAAAAATTAA